Proteins encoded within one genomic window of Bacillus sp. F19:
- the rpsI gene encoding 30S ribosomal protein S9, which yields MSKNERKKYGLKGARRAPQFSKR from the coding sequence ATATCAAAAAATGAACGTAAAAAATACGGTCTAAAAGGTGCTCGTCGTGCACCTCAGTTCTCAAAACGTTAA
- a CDS encoding YbaK family protein: MENITSLSDKRREKQINYERSILKDLTLTQLKTKAYECFGVFMHSGKFDYSAIEDGCIDFSIEAYLLGASYSRFGFFGETMQTVNARSRREEKLLVDQLFDYMLIWGNPGENDFKNESIYYACEFLIHLWWSEGFEKGEKRLKLRLH; this comes from the coding sequence ATTGAAAATATCACTTCACTTTCAGATAAAAGAAGAGAGAAGCAAATCAACTATGAACGCAGCATACTTAAGGACCTTACGTTAACTCAGCTGAAAACAAAAGCTTACGAGTGCTTTGGCGTTTTTATGCATTCCGGAAAATTTGACTACTCAGCTATAGAAGATGGCTGCATTGATTTTTCCATAGAGGCATATCTGCTCGGTGCAAGCTACAGCAGGTTTGGCTTTTTTGGAGAAACCATGCAGACTGTGAATGCAAGGTCAAGACGGGAAGAAAAACTGCTTGTTGACCAGCTGTTTGACTACATGCTGATATGGGGGAACCCTGGCGAAAATGACTTCAAAAATGAATCGATCTACTATGCATGCGAGTTTTTAATTCATTTGTGGTGGTCGGAGGGTTTTGAAAAAGGAGAAAAACGGCTTAAGCTTCGTCTCCATTAA
- the cwlD gene encoding N-acetylmuramoyl-L-alanine amidase CwlD: protein MRRKLRWFGFGAGFILLLLLFQFQFNNDSSWKSWNLPLTGKVIYIDPGHGGPDGGAVGKEHLEKDIALSISKQIRDYLQEQGALVLLTREKDTDLAEKDTKGYSKRKRQDLRKRLQIINESEADLYLSIHLNAIPSNEWSGAQTFYHSKMKENEKVAKFIQDELRRNLENTDRKAKQMNTIYLMKHIDKPGALVEVGFLSNPKEARLLGTKKYQDKIAASIYNGILRYMTHEKNPPE, encoded by the coding sequence ATGAGAAGAAAGCTAAGATGGTTTGGCTTCGGTGCAGGCTTTATTTTATTACTCCTATTATTTCAGTTTCAATTTAACAACGACAGCTCCTGGAAGTCGTGGAATCTCCCTTTAACAGGAAAGGTCATTTACATAGACCCAGGCCACGGAGGACCAGACGGAGGGGCAGTCGGGAAAGAACATCTTGAAAAAGATATCGCACTCTCCATATCCAAACAGATCAGAGACTACCTTCAGGAACAGGGAGCATTGGTCCTCCTCACTCGTGAAAAGGATACTGATCTAGCTGAAAAGGATACAAAAGGATATTCAAAAAGAAAAAGGCAGGATTTAAGAAAAAGACTCCAAATAATAAACGAATCAGAAGCAGACCTTTACTTAAGTATTCACTTGAATGCCATTCCTTCTAATGAGTGGAGCGGGGCTCAGACTTTTTATCATTCAAAAATGAAAGAGAATGAAAAAGTGGCAAAATTTATTCAAGATGAACTAAGAAGAAATTTAGAGAATACAGACAGAAAAGCAAAACAAATGAATACGATCTATTTAATGAAACATATCGATAAGCCAGGCGCATTAGTAGAAGTAGGTTTCTTATCAAACCCTAAGGAAGCCCGGCTTCTCGGAACAAAAAAATATCAGGACAAAATAGCCGCTTCCATCTATAATGGCATCTTAAGATATATGACGCATGAAAAAAATCCTCCAGAGTGA
- a CDS encoding P-loop NTPase codes for MLKEETARKVVGNLKEPFLHRTLEELNAIEEVSIKEEKNHISMKVAIAKTGTSEQMQLQQEIVAKLKEAGAATVGLRFTELPQEVIAKYQTAKPEEPSLLTEGKQPTFIAIASGKGGVGKSTVSVNLAVALARLGKKVGLIDADIYGFSVPDMMGITKRPVVRGERIIPVERFGVQVISMGFFVEDNAPVIWRGPMLGKMLNNFFQEVEWGDLDYLLLDLPPGTGDVALDVHAMLPSCKEIIVTTPHPTAAFVAARAGAMALRTEHEVIGVVENMSYFESKLTGEKEYVFGKGGGEKLAHELDVPVLGNIPLQQPDWNEEDFAPSVYAKDHPTGEIYLGIAKKVTELVPVSV; via the coding sequence ATGCTGAAAGAGGAAACAGCTCGTAAAGTCGTCGGGAATTTAAAAGAACCTTTTTTACATAGAACCTTAGAAGAATTAAATGCGATTGAAGAAGTGTCGATAAAAGAAGAGAAAAATCATATAAGTATGAAAGTAGCGATTGCCAAAACTGGTACATCAGAACAAATGCAGCTGCAGCAGGAGATCGTTGCTAAGCTGAAGGAAGCAGGGGCTGCAACAGTCGGTCTCCGTTTCACAGAGCTGCCTCAAGAAGTAATTGCGAAATATCAAACAGCAAAGCCTGAAGAACCTTCCTTGCTCACTGAAGGAAAGCAGCCTACATTTATCGCGATAGCAAGCGGAAAAGGCGGCGTCGGAAAGTCTACCGTATCAGTTAATTTAGCAGTAGCATTAGCTCGCTTAGGCAAGAAAGTCGGTTTAATTGATGCGGATATTTATGGATTCAGTGTTCCTGATATGATGGGAATCACCAAAAGACCGGTTGTAAGGGGAGAAAGAATCATCCCTGTAGAGCGGTTCGGTGTTCAAGTTATTTCAATGGGATTTTTCGTTGAAGATAATGCTCCGGTCATTTGGAGAGGACCTATGCTTGGTAAAATGCTCAACAACTTTTTTCAGGAAGTAGAGTGGGGAGATCTGGATTATCTGCTGCTTGATCTGCCTCCAGGCACTGGCGATGTTGCACTCGATGTGCATGCTATGCTTCCATCATGTAAAGAAATCATCGTGACAACTCCACATCCGACAGCTGCATTTGTAGCAGCTAGAGCGGGTGCTATGGCTCTTAGAACCGAGCATGAGGTTATCGGGGTAGTTGAAAATATGTCTTACTTTGAAAGTAAGCTCACTGGAGAAAAAGAATATGTATTTGGCAAAGGCGGAGGAGAAAAGCTTGCACATGAGCTTGATGTGCCTGTGCTTGGAAACATTCCGCTGCAGCAGCCGGACTGGAACGAAGAAGATTTTGCTCCATCGGTTTATGCGAAAGATCACCCTACAGGTGAGATTTACTTAGGTATTGCCAAGAAGGTTACAGAACTTGTGCCTGTGAGTGTATAA
- a CDS encoding spore gernimation protein GerD, with the protein MKKRRLLSLFTLIAICSFLASCSPKDQPAGQLDYEETKKMVVDILKTDDGKKAIQEILKNDDMKQNLIMDQKVVSDTISKTLTSEKGAEFWKKTFEDPKFSESFAKSLQTEHEKVIKGLMKDPEYQEMLIGVLQNPEMEKQTVKVLQSQEFRKHLQQVITETINSPLFKAKMEETLLKAAKEMNQQGGGQGSSGGTQSGGQGSSGGQGETGQGGQ; encoded by the coding sequence ATGAAAAAGCGAAGGTTGCTCTCATTATTTACACTAATAGCCATCTGTTCCTTCCTCGCGAGCTGTTCTCCAAAAGACCAGCCCGCAGGACAACTGGATTATGAAGAAACAAAAAAGATGGTTGTTGATATATTAAAGACTGATGATGGAAAAAAAGCGATCCAGGAAATTTTGAAAAATGATGACATGAAGCAAAATTTGATCATGGATCAAAAAGTTGTCTCAGATACCATTTCTAAAACACTGACATCTGAAAAAGGAGCGGAATTCTGGAAAAAAACATTTGAAGATCCAAAGTTCAGTGAAAGCTTCGCCAAAAGCCTGCAGACGGAGCATGAAAAAGTAATCAAGGGCTTAATGAAAGACCCGGAGTATCAAGAAATGCTTATTGGAGTCCTTCAAAATCCCGAAATGGAAAAACAAACGGTAAAGGTGCTTCAAAGTCAAGAATTCCGCAAGCATCTACAGCAAGTGATTACAGAAACCATTAATAGCCCGCTTTTTAAAGCAAAAATGGAAGAAACCCTTCTAAAAGCTGCTAAAGAAATGAATCAGCAAGGCGGCGGACAAGGCAGCTCAGGCGGCACTCAAAGCGGCGGACAAGGCAGCTCAGGCGGTCAAGGTGAAACTGGGCAAGGCGGTCAATAA
- a CDS encoding KinB-signaling pathway activation protein — translation MNSRNWVRLFLTTLLVGGISTSIVGFTLKWGEYQKFFTSFDLVEILSILFWLIGVGFIFSIISQMGFFAYLTIHRFGLGIFRTAALWNAIQIVLILFVLFDLIYFRYQLFAAEGESILSYILLALFLVIFGLAVAYIKMQQTNKMAFIPALFFMIVVTAVEWVPALRVNEGDWLYLMLIPLLICNAYQLLLLTKLSQVKKAKPM, via the coding sequence TTGAACAGTAGAAATTGGGTCCGTTTGTTTTTGACGACTCTGCTTGTCGGGGGCATTAGTACAAGCATCGTCGGTTTTACATTAAAGTGGGGAGAGTATCAGAAATTCTTCACATCTTTTGATCTTGTTGAAATCCTCTCCATTTTATTTTGGCTGATCGGTGTAGGTTTTATTTTCAGTATTATTAGCCAAATGGGCTTTTTTGCGTATTTAACGATCCACCGCTTTGGTCTTGGCATTTTCAGAACAGCAGCCTTATGGAATGCGATTCAAATCGTGCTGATTTTGTTTGTGTTGTTTGATTTGATTTATTTCCGCTACCAGCTTTTCGCGGCAGAAGGCGAATCCATTCTGTCATATATCCTTCTCGCATTATTCCTGGTCATTTTTGGCCTCGCTGTAGCATATATCAAGATGCAGCAAACCAATAAAATGGCGTTCATCCCGGCTTTATTCTTTATGATTGTCGTTACAGCTGTCGAATGGGTCCCTGCTCTCCGTGTAAATGAAGGAGACTGGCTGTATCTCATGCTCATTCCGCTTCTCATATGCAATGCGTATCAGCTTTTGTTATTAACTAAATTATCTCAAGTCAAAAAAGCTAAGCCTATGTGA
- the pdaB gene encoding polysaccharide deacetylase family sporulation protein PdaB, which produces MNNFYVLHIKKIKQLIIIVIAALFTAGILYIENVMQFPVFSTADGPKAVFRGEEKENKVSLTFDISWGDEKAKPILDTLKNNGISNATFFLSAAWAERHPEIVKQIVKDGHQVGSMGYAYKNYTALEAEDIRRDILMAQDVFNELGLKDIKLLRPPTGNFNEEILTIAERYGYTVVHYSVDSDDWKNPGVDAIVKNVNDSVQGGDIILLHASDSAKQTQKALPQIVDGLKQKGLKNVSIAELIANGNAKTTEVK; this is translated from the coding sequence ATGAATAATTTTTACGTTTTACATATTAAAAAGATCAAGCAACTTATCATTATTGTAATAGCTGCGCTTTTTACAGCCGGGATCTTATATATAGAAAACGTCATGCAATTCCCTGTTTTCTCAACCGCAGATGGACCTAAAGCTGTTTTCAGGGGTGAGGAGAAGGAAAATAAAGTGTCTTTAACATTTGATATCAGCTGGGGCGACGAAAAGGCAAAGCCCATTCTTGATACATTGAAGAATAACGGCATTTCGAATGCAACCTTCTTCCTCTCTGCAGCATGGGCAGAACGTCATCCTGAAATCGTCAAGCAAATTGTGAAGGACGGACACCAGGTGGGAAGCATGGGATATGCCTATAAAAATTACACTGCTTTGGAGGCTGAGGATATACGCCGGGACATTCTTATGGCACAGGATGTATTTAATGAGCTCGGTCTTAAGGATATTAAACTCCTCAGACCGCCAACAGGCAATTTCAATGAAGAAATTCTTACTATTGCCGAAAGATACGGATATACGGTTGTCCATTACAGTGTTGACTCTGATGATTGGAAAAATCCCGGTGTAGATGCCATTGTTAAGAACGTAAATGACAGCGTTCAAGGCGGAGACATTATCCTGCTGCATGCATCAGACTCCGCTAAGCAAACACAAAAAGCACTTCCCCAAATTGTTGATGGCCTGAAACAAAAAGGATTAAAGAATGTATCAATAGCTGAATTAATTGCTAATGGAAATGCGAAAACAACAGAAGTTAAATAA